In Nitrospirota bacterium, the following are encoded in one genomic region:
- a CDS encoding response regulator: MNPIKVLLVDDEVEFVSALAERLQLRNYDAKAVYCAEDAFALIKSDPPDVVLVDLRMPGMGGLEIRDTIRQFDPGIEVILLTGHGAVDEHGAGMKEVPFEYLLKPVDLNDLMEKIGSAAERRRTNAPDRRR; this comes from the coding sequence GTGAATCCGATAAAAGTGCTCCTGGTCGATGATGAGGTCGAATTCGTCTCGGCGCTCGCCGAGCGCCTGCAGCTCCGCAACTATGATGCGAAGGCCGTCTACTGCGCGGAAGACGCCTTTGCGCTCATCAAGAGCGACCCTCCCGATGTGGTGCTCGTAGACCTGAGAATGCCGGGCATGGGAGGGCTCGAGATCCGGGATACGATCAGGCAGTTCGACCCCGGCATAGAGGTGATCCTGCTTACCGGCCACGGCGCGGTGGATGAGCACGGCGCGGGGATGAAGGAGGTGCCCTTCGAGTACCTCCTCAAACCGGTGGACCTGAACGATCTCATGGAGAAGATCGGCAGCGCCGCCGAACGGCGGCGTACGAACGCTCCGGACAGGAGGCGCTGA
- a CDS encoding CBS domain-containing protein, translated as MIQERVVSAIMVDVFDFPHIPYWFSIRQAIGIFRATMPSDEKCFSPMGILVFDEKYNLLGTLNLKSILRGMEPTFLKPPSRAQVLDEDAALLSSLWDADKSKESAERPVSEIMVPAKFFVGPDDPVTKAAYVMLRNDLTLLPVLDGKRKLVGMVRIVEIFEELTGDILKD; from the coding sequence ATGATACAGGAGCGGGTGGTCAGCGCCATCATGGTCGATGTGTTCGACTTTCCCCATATACCGTACTGGTTCTCGATCAGGCAGGCGATCGGGATATTCAGGGCAACGATGCCGAGCGATGAAAAGTGCTTCAGTCCCATGGGTATCCTGGTCTTCGATGAAAAGTACAATCTGCTCGGCACGCTGAACCTGAAGAGCATTCTGAGGGGCATGGAGCCGACCTTCCTGAAGCCGCCGAGCAGAGCCCAGGTGCTTGACGAGGATGCTGCGCTGCTTTCTTCGCTGTGGGATGCGGACAAGTCGAAGGAATCGGCAGAACGGCCGGTGAGCGAGATCATGGTCCCGGCAAAGTTCTTTGTCGGACCGGACGATCCTGTTACCAAGGCGGCATATGTGATGCTGCGCAATGATCTGACCCTTCTGCCCGTCCTGGACGGCAAGAGGAAGCTTGTCGGGATGGTCAGGATCGTGGAGATATTCGAGGAACTGACGGGTGATATCCTGAAGGATTAG
- a CDS encoding SLC13 family permease, translated as MTEKRRKMHAGLPEAPPELTIAVPKPGIDRKRVVLIAAGFAAFLLIYGAPPLQDAVDPAGRSIPLSREGKASIGLLLLAAVWWIFEVVPIGVTSIAIGVFQVLFGIRPAREAFRDFMDPSVMFIFGSVIIGLAFSKTGLTKRCAYKMLEVAGERTGMILFGALALSAGLSHIMAHTAVAATVFPVLMAIYALYGGGEKQTNFGKALFIGMAYAASAGSIVTFFGSARAAAGAALFREFTGREIHFFELTAYLFLIGWGVVFLIWGYLVFFLKPEKKSIPGLKERVRRLAQQLGPMTRAERFVLGIVAGTVVLMSLQPCVPALKSVDRAAVILSAALLFFLFRVLTVKELEDIPWNIILLIGGAVSIGFCLWKTGAAQWMAVKWLALFQNAPWLGFVFGTALFVLVAANILTNVVVVTISLPVSLAIAPYMGVSPDIVFYTSLVSAGMPFMLLIGTAPNAIAYESGQFTAREFFKHGLLMSLALLVVIGVAVVILWPLLGMPVGTR; from the coding sequence ATGACCGAAAAGCGGAGAAAGATGCATGCCGGTTTGCCCGAAGCCCCTCCCGAGTTGACCATTGCCGTTCCGAAACCCGGGATCGACCGGAAAAGGGTTGTGCTTATCGCAGCGGGATTCGCCGCCTTCCTGCTCATCTACGGTGCCCCGCCGTTGCAGGACGCCGTCGACCCTGCCGGGCGGTCCATCCCCCTGTCCAGGGAGGGAAAAGCATCGATCGGCCTGCTTCTGCTTGCCGCGGTGTGGTGGATATTTGAAGTAGTCCCTATCGGCGTAACCAGTATTGCCATCGGCGTCTTTCAGGTCCTGTTCGGCATCCGCCCCGCAAGAGAAGCATTCAGGGACTTCATGGATCCATCGGTTATGTTCATCTTCGGTTCGGTAATTATCGGGCTTGCGTTCTCAAAGACAGGGCTTACCAAACGCTGCGCCTATAAGATGCTCGAAGTCGCCGGCGAAAGGACCGGTATGATTCTCTTCGGCGCCCTGGCGCTGAGCGCAGGGCTCTCCCATATCATGGCCCACACTGCTGTTGCAGCGACCGTCTTTCCCGTCCTTATGGCGATTTACGCCCTCTATGGAGGAGGAGAAAAACAGACGAATTTCGGCAAGGCGCTTTTCATCGGCATGGCGTATGCGGCGAGCGCCGGGAGCATCGTGACGTTTTTCGGGTCCGCCCGTGCGGCCGCGGGTGCAGCGCTGTTCAGGGAGTTCACCGGAAGGGAGATACATTTCTTCGAGCTTACGGCATACCTGTTTCTCATAGGGTGGGGCGTGGTATTCCTTATCTGGGGTTATCTCGTGTTCTTTCTGAAGCCCGAAAAAAAGAGTATCCCCGGCCTGAAAGAGCGGGTCCGGAGATTGGCGCAGCAGCTCGGCCCCATGACAAGGGCCGAGCGGTTCGTCCTCGGCATCGTGGCCGGTACCGTGGTCCTTATGTCGCTGCAGCCTTGTGTCCCCGCCCTGAAGAGCGTGGACAGGGCTGCCGTGATACTCAGTGCAGCGCTGCTCTTCTTTCTCTTCAGGGTGCTCACGGTAAAGGAGCTCGAGGATATCCCCTGGAATATCATCCTGCTCATCGGGGGCGCCGTGAGCATAGGATTCTGCCTCTGGAAGACGGGCGCAGCCCAATGGATGGCAGTGAAGTGGCTCGCCTTGTTCCAGAACGCTCCCTGGCTGGGGTTTGTTTTCGGCACAGCGCTTTTCGTCCTGGTTGCCGCCAATATACTGACGAACGTGGTGGTCGTCACGATCTCGCTTCCGGTATCGCTGGCAATCGCGCCTTATATGGGGGTCTCCCCTGACATCGTCTTTTATACATCACTGGTGAGCGCGGGGATGCCTTTCATGCTGCTTATCGGAACGGCGCCCAACGCTATCGCTTACGAATCGGGACAATTCACCGCCCGGGAGTTCTTCAAGCACGGGCTGCTGATGAGCCTCGCCCTGCTCGTGGTTATTGGTGTTGCTGTCGTTATACTATGGCCTCTTCTGGGAATGCCGGTCGGTACACGGTGA
- a CDS encoding universal stress protein has translation MNIEKLLFPTQFKELAFDTLETLLALRRVGLREIVLSYIIPREEVAFVPFGGYLKEEEERLRNEARIRFEDWQRVLSSAGIASTIVIEVGDAVPRILAIAQRERVDLIVVGRKRLTMGESLFIGSHTMDILRRSPIPVLVHKYMVQFERSGETVSRVNDRIFERPLLATDWSGPSRKALEFILSLKGVAAKALVAHVIGSKLSKGLEQSELLRIERESKERLEQYCAMLREAGIDAEPHLSAGDEVRELLSLSREFDASMIVMGTTGKDRLHEFFLGSVSHRMAERSELPTLLVP, from the coding sequence ATGAACATTGAGAAGCTGCTCTTCCCGACCCAGTTCAAGGAGCTCGCCTTCGATACGCTCGAGACGCTCCTGGCCCTCAGGCGCGTAGGGCTCAGGGAGATTGTCCTGAGCTATATCATCCCCCGTGAGGAGGTCGCCTTCGTACCTTTCGGCGGCTACCTCAAAGAGGAAGAAGAGCGGCTGCGCAATGAGGCGAGGATACGCTTCGAGGATTGGCAGCGGGTCCTGTCTTCCGCCGGGATAGCGAGCACCATCGTCATCGAGGTGGGGGATGCGGTGCCCCGGATACTCGCCATCGCCCAGCGGGAGCGGGTCGACCTCATTGTGGTCGGGCGAAAAAGGCTGACCATGGGGGAGAGCCTTTTCATAGGCTCGCATACGATGGATATCCTGCGGCGGAGCCCGATACCGGTGCTGGTCCACAAGTACATGGTCCAGTTCGAACGGAGCGGCGAGACGGTGAGCCGTGTCAACGACCGCATCTTCGAACGGCCGCTCCTCGCCACCGACTGGTCAGGGCCGTCGAGAAAGGCCCTCGAGTTTATCCTCTCCCTGAAAGGAGTGGCGGCAAAGGCGCTCGTCGCTCACGTCATAGGCTCGAAGCTTTCGAAAGGGCTGGAGCAGTCCGAGCTCCTTCGCATCGAGAGGGAGAGCAAGGAGCGGCTCGAACAGTACTGCGCGATGCTGAGGGAGGCGGGGATCGATGCGGAACCGCACCTTTCGGCGGGCGACGAGGTCCGGGAGCTCCTTTCCCTCTCGCGGGAGTTCGATGCGAGCATGATCGTCATGGGGACCACCGGCAAGGACCGGCTTCATGAATTCTTTCTCGGCAGTGTATCGCACCGTATGGCGGAACGGTCGGAGCTGCCCACGCTCCTGGTCCCGTAA
- a CDS encoding ATP-binding protein, protein MSVSPERSRLLEKVLHPYHSLDLLGSDRYKSLKIRIFFIINAIAGIPLLLVMIIGYLLLQSIMEEDFRHQLTGQIEHTQQAIEFFIKEKISEHQLLVSVYGYEQLSDPRRLAGVFQTFKKEFGELATLEVTDGRGMLRARAGQQVTDEADYSRTEWFREAASSGLHVSDLFIGPEERPHLAIAVKGRGASEQSFWVVRAVIEADALYRHVVRMKREGNDDAFLISRRGVLQPPFRVHGKIVERISPAASPAARNVSTVEIELPDGSPALYGSVPIGSSPFILGIVIKSTVNTRIYELLRKKQPALYLVGLLIVFGIGVSVRMANTLGNSIKEADRKKEEAIAESEHANKLASIGRLATGIAHEINNPLAIINEKAGLMKDIIELSADFPHREKFLTLINGIFESVNRCRTITHRLLGFARKVEVVYEVIDLNDVVREVIGFLEREILYRSIRLELNLLKELPRIQSDKAQLEQVLLNIINNALDAVEDGGAITVSTGVKDTYTVKVVVRDNGHGIPRDKVKHIFDPFFTTKEKGKGTGLGLAISYGIMKKLGGDIVVASEEGKGAAFTIEIPVVPKSEKGGNG, encoded by the coding sequence ATGAGCGTGTCACCCGAAAGGAGCAGGCTGCTCGAGAAGGTGCTCCATCCCTATCATTCCCTCGACCTGCTCGGCAGCGACCGCTACAAGAGCCTCAAGATAAGGATATTCTTCATCATTAACGCCATAGCGGGTATCCCCCTCCTCCTCGTCATGATCATCGGGTACCTGCTGCTCCAGAGCATCATGGAGGAGGACTTCCGGCACCAGCTCACCGGGCAGATCGAGCATACACAGCAGGCGATCGAGTTCTTCATCAAGGAGAAGATATCCGAGCACCAGCTCCTCGTGTCGGTGTACGGCTATGAGCAGCTCTCGGACCCGCGCCGGCTGGCCGGGGTCTTTCAGACATTCAAGAAAGAGTTCGGCGAGCTGGCGACGCTCGAAGTGACCGACGGCAGGGGCATGCTGCGGGCGCGCGCAGGGCAGCAGGTTACGGACGAGGCGGATTATTCCCGTACGGAGTGGTTCCGGGAGGCGGCGAGCAGCGGGCTCCATGTCAGCGATCTCTTCATAGGCCCGGAAGAGCGGCCCCATCTTGCGATCGCCGTAAAGGGCAGGGGCGCGTCGGAACAGTCGTTCTGGGTCGTCCGGGCGGTGATCGAAGCGGATGCGCTGTACCGCCATGTCGTCCGGATGAAGCGTGAAGGCAATGACGATGCGTTCCTGATCAGCCGAAGGGGCGTGCTGCAGCCCCCTTTCCGGGTCCACGGCAAGATCGTGGAGCGCATATCGCCTGCGGCCTCCCCGGCAGCCCGGAACGTCTCGACAGTGGAAATAGAGCTTCCCGACGGCAGCCCGGCCCTGTACGGCTCCGTGCCGATCGGCAGTTCCCCCTTCATACTCGGGATCGTCATCAAGTCGACGGTGAACACGAGGATCTACGAGCTGCTCAGGAAGAAGCAGCCCGCGCTCTATCTCGTGGGGCTGCTCATCGTCTTCGGCATCGGGGTGAGCGTCCGCATGGCCAATACCCTCGGCAACTCGATCAAAGAGGCGGACCGCAAAAAAGAGGAGGCGATCGCGGAGTCGGAGCACGCCAACAAGCTCGCTTCGATAGGCCGCCTCGCCACCGGCATCGCCCATGAGATCAATAACCCGCTCGCCATCATCAATGAAAAGGCCGGGCTGATGAAAGATATCATCGAGCTTTCCGCTGACTTTCCCCACAGGGAAAAGTTCCTCACCCTGATCAACGGCATTTTCGAAAGCGTCAACCGCTGCCGGACCATCACGCACCGGCTCCTCGGCTTCGCCCGGAAGGTGGAGGTCGTGTACGAGGTCATCGATCTCAACGATGTGGTCAGGGAGGTGATCGGCTTCCTCGAGCGGGAGATCCTCTACCGGAGCATCCGCCTGGAGCTGAACCTCCTGAAAGAGCTCCCGCGCATCCAGAGCGACAAGGCCCAGCTCGAGCAGGTGCTGCTCAATATCATCAATAACGCCCTCGATGCCGTGGAGGACGGAGGGGCGATCACGGTCTCGACCGGTGTTAAGGATACCTATACCGTAAAGGTCGTGGTGCGCGACAACGGCCACGGCATCCCCCGGGATAAAGTGAAGCATATCTTCGATCCGTTCTTTACCACCAAGGAGAAAGGGAAGGGGACCGGGCTGGGGCTCGCCATATCCTACGGGATCATGAAGAAGCTCGGGGGAGATATTGTCGTCGCGAGCGAGGAGGGCAAGGGGGCTGCCTTCACGATCGAGATACCGGTTGTTCCGAAGAGCGAAAAGGGAGGGAATGGGTGA
- a CDS encoding sodium:proton antiporter, producing the protein MSAHENIGEVLPLWSTIPFAGMLLSIALFPLLAPKFWHDHFGKVSAFWALLLSIPFLLVYREVALYELLHILLADYIPFIILLGSLYAVSGGILLRGTLRGTPAVNTAIIAVGTVLASWMGTTGAAMLLIRPFLRANAHRKNRTFMVVFFIFLVANIGGSLTPLGDPPLFLGFLRGVPFFWTFTILPHMAVAAAALLVVYFAMDTYFYKREGGAPPDDGVKQPLKIEGWYNLFFLLGIIGAVLVSGIAKWGEVSVLGVHRGLQDVVRDAALVLIALLSVIATPRTLREANEFTWFPMKEVALLFAGIFLTMVPPLKILQAGARGELAFLVETVREPYHYFWITGILSSFLDNAPTYLTFLNTAIGSFSPGLPEAEAIGLLIERHPLYLQAISVGAVFFGAATYIGNAPNFMVRSIAEESGTPMPSFFGYMIKYSVTILVPVFILVTVLFFMP; encoded by the coding sequence ATGAGCGCGCATGAAAACATTGGCGAGGTGTTGCCGCTGTGGAGCACCATCCCTTTTGCGGGGATGCTCCTCTCCATCGCCCTGTTTCCCCTGCTCGCACCGAAGTTCTGGCACGACCATTTCGGCAAGGTCTCCGCATTCTGGGCGCTGCTGCTCTCTATCCCCTTTCTCCTCGTCTATCGGGAGGTCGCCCTTTACGAGCTGCTCCACATCCTGCTCGCCGATTATATTCCCTTTATTATCCTCCTCGGCTCGCTCTATGCCGTGTCGGGCGGGATCCTGCTCAGGGGTACGCTCCGCGGCACGCCGGCGGTCAATACGGCGATCATCGCGGTCGGGACGGTCCTGGCCTCGTGGATGGGAACGACCGGGGCCGCCATGCTGCTCATACGCCCTTTCCTGAGGGCCAATGCGCACCGGAAGAACAGGACGTTCATGGTAGTCTTTTTCATCTTCCTGGTCGCCAATATCGGCGGCTCACTCACCCCTCTCGGGGACCCGCCGCTCTTCCTGGGATTCCTCCGCGGCGTGCCGTTCTTCTGGACGTTCACTATCCTGCCCCACATGGCCGTTGCTGCGGCAGCCCTGCTGGTCGTCTACTTTGCTATGGATACCTATTTTTATAAAAGAGAGGGCGGCGCGCCGCCTGACGACGGGGTAAAACAGCCGCTCAAGATCGAGGGCTGGTATAACCTCTTTTTTCTCCTCGGCATCATCGGGGCTGTCCTGGTGAGCGGCATAGCGAAGTGGGGAGAGGTCTCGGTGCTCGGTGTCCACCGCGGTCTCCAGGACGTGGTCAGGGATGCGGCGCTGGTGCTGATAGCGCTGCTCTCGGTGATCGCCACCCCGCGTACGCTTCGCGAGGCGAACGAGTTCACCTGGTTCCCCATGAAGGAGGTCGCCCTTCTCTTTGCGGGCATCTTCCTGACGATGGTGCCCCCTCTCAAGATACTCCAGGCCGGCGCCAGGGGAGAGCTCGCCTTCCTCGTAGAAACGGTGCGGGAGCCGTACCATTATTTCTGGATTACGGGCATCCTTTCGAGCTTCCTCGATAATGCGCCGACCTATCTCACCTTCCTGAACACCGCCATAGGGAGCTTCTCTCCCGGCCTCCCCGAGGCCGAGGCGATAGGACTGCTGATCGAGCGGCATCCGCTCTACCTGCAGGCGATCTCGGTCGGGGCGGTCTTCTTCGGGGCCGCGACCTATATCGGGAATGCCCCGAACTTCATGGTGCGTTCGATCGCCGAGGAATCGGGGACCCCGATGCCGAGCTTCTTCGGATACATGATAAAATATTCCGTAACCATACTGGTCCCGGTCTTTATCCTGGTGACGGTCTTGTTTTTCATGCCGTAG